A region from the Acipenser ruthenus chromosome 13, fAciRut3.2 maternal haplotype, whole genome shotgun sequence genome encodes:
- the LOC117418375 gene encoding homeobox protein vent1-like — protein sequence MTKSYSIEWLSQSYHSTSTGKESVEDKMATTFKPHVPCLAQPRPPTAFCKESLQPKANNMKKCLKKYIEEKRIDSPSPSSLFHSCSPTLSESSGESSGYESETVPSEATSVEGEDGRGYSGAHRRMRTKFTSDQMYKLENTFNKNKYLGASERLKVAAKLHLSETQVKTWFQNRRMKRKREVQDLRPDFLSPALMPQMIYQPVSSFQDFSYPVQQLAVPNDTAENLAAHYLYPSLIQQVPLQQMAFPQPPLHPMLLASQYY from the exons ATGACGAAATCGTATTCCATTGAGTGGCTCTCCCAAAGCTATCACTCCACATCGACAGGGAAGGAGAGTGTAGAAGATAAAATGGCAACAACTTTCAAACCGCATGTACCTTGCTTGGCTCAGCCTCGTCCACCAACAGCATTCTGCAAAGAGTCTCTACAACCAAAAGCAAATAATATGAAGAAATGTTTGAAGAAATATATCGAGGAGAAAAGAATTGATTCGCCTTCACCTTCCAGTCTGTTCCACTCGTGTTCTCCAACAC tttcagaAAGCAGCGGAGAGTCATCTGGTTATGAAAGCGAAACTGTTCCATCAGAAGCCACCTCTGTCGAGGGAGAAGACGGTAGAGGTTATTCCGGTGCTCATCGAAGAATGCGAACGAAATTTACATCAGATCAAATGTACAAACTGGAGAACACTTTCAATAAGAACAAGTATTTGGGTGCTTCCGAGAGATTGAAAGTGGCAGCAAAACTACACCTTTCTGAAACTCAG GTGAAAACGTGGTTCCAGAACCGAAGAATGAAACGAAAGCGTGAGGTGCAAGATCTGCGTCCAGACTTCTTGAGCCCCGCTCTAATGCCTCAGATGATATACCAGCCCGTTTCTTCTTTCCAGGACTTCAGCTACCCTGTGCAGCAGCTTGCAGTTCCCAATGACACTGCAGAAAACCTGGCAGCACACTATCTCTACCCATCCCTCATCCAGCAGGTGCCTCTGCAACAAATGGCATTCCCTCAGCCACCACTTCACCCTATGCTGCTGGCGTCACAATATTATTAA